Proteins encoded in a region of the Nitrospirota bacterium genome:
- a CDS encoding PIN domain-containing protein gives MGIYIVDTQATVWFLTDKQRLGIEARKALNDPKSQIYISHLVFDEIRHKFERFKKGDRNKTIGLPPIICWLISKKSKNVKLKKQLSSEDIEKLKSKYPDLRKLQKVDMELCAIQLLLNERYPRTEVRIITSDNQIRKISINELRTCW, from the coding sequence ATGGGAATCTATATAGTTGATACTCAAGCTACAGTATGGTTTCTAACTGATAAGCAACGCCTTGGAATTGAAGCACGTAAGGCATTAAATGATCCTAAATCACAAATTTATATTTCACATCTTGTGTTTGATGAAATAAGGCACAAATTTGAGAGATTCAAAAAAGGAGATCGCAATAAAACAATAGGATTGCCTCCTATAATTTGTTGGCTTATATCAAAAAAATCTAAGAATGTAAAATTAAAGAAGCAATTATCTTCAGAGGATATTGAAAAGTTAAAAAGTAAATATCCTGACTTAAGAAAATTGCAGAAAGTAGATATGGAATTATGTGCAATTCAATTACTTTTGAATGAACGATACCCCCGAACTGAGGTTAGAATAATTACAAGTGATAACCAGATCAGAAAAATTTCTATAAATGAACTTAGAACTTGTTGGTAA
- a CDS encoding transglycosylase domain-containing protein, with the protein MALHKLIKLPQLSIAISADEQPVGFVYTEYRINALYEELPKHLIQAVISAEDKRFFFHRGFDPIALLRAFWKNLKYFSIVQGGSTITQQLARVAIIRSNKRTLKRKLLELITAINIERIATKKEILEAYLNAIYLGHNIFGVKIAAWKYFNKDVSDLDLNESAYLAGLIRAPNRYCLSQSEELVNKRKDKILELMHKNNFISKEVLIKHKANSVVPSYFQKPYAFSSYPDTNGYYLDYVKKYLLKNHADLFPFRQMIIRTTFDRKCQTAIDQTVKEIASNNRIQKICCLILDKNNGGVKAIRSGIDCESEYFNTAINGYLQPGSTIKPFILAEALNQGFSLESKFESKKLCIDIAGWKKWEVKNFNDIYRGRISLAEALIYSDNTVFAQLILHLNMDKLKEFLKRVGIDVGIPTPALATGATSKGVSPLQVAASYTVFSNRGYYLPPTPIIELKTITGENLFKSKLTPCYVLDNSIAGEIDDVLKRVVAEGTGIFRNLTVSDLRAKTGTTNTDSWYVSYDDKNHLLTWVGEKSNYECNRPEQSHTFPRPTDKETECGCRNPEKAITAKQLAKKIWYYLQHFDNFSHFGEVAKGVDRLKPEDAARLEGYFLPWGRYGNLYS; encoded by the coding sequence AAGCACTTAATACAAGCTGTTATAAGTGCTGAAGATAAGAGATTCTTTTTTCATAGGGGATTTGACCCGATAGCATTGCTACGAGCTTTTTGGAAAAATCTTAAATATTTCTCAATCGTGCAAGGTGGAAGTACTATAACACAACAGTTAGCAAGGGTTGCAATTATACGTTCAAACAAAAGAACGCTAAAAAGAAAACTATTAGAGCTTATAACAGCTATTAATATTGAAAGAATTGCTACTAAAAAAGAAATATTAGAAGCTTATTTGAATGCTATTTATCTAGGGCATAATATTTTTGGTGTAAAAATAGCGGCTTGGAAATATTTTAACAAAGATGTCTCTGACTTAGATTTAAATGAATCAGCATATTTAGCAGGATTGATTCGAGCACCTAACAGATATTGTTTATCACAAAGTGAAGAACTTGTAAATAAACGCAAAGATAAAATTCTTGAATTAATGCATAAAAATAATTTTATAAGCAAGGAAGTTCTTATAAAGCATAAGGCTAATAGTGTTGTACCTTCATATTTTCAGAAACCTTATGCATTCAGCAGTTATCCGGATACAAATGGTTATTATCTTGATTATGTGAAAAAATATTTACTTAAGAACCATGCCGATCTTTTCCCTTTTAGGCAAATGATTATCAGAACTACTTTTGACAGAAAATGCCAAACTGCAATTGACCAAACAGTTAAAGAAATTGCCTCTAATAATAGGATACAAAAAATTTGCTGTTTAATACTGGATAAGAATAACGGAGGAGTCAAAGCAATAAGGAGTGGGATAGACTGTGAATCTGAATATTTCAATACCGCCATTAACGGGTATTTGCAGCCTGGTTCCACTATTAAGCCTTTTATTTTAGCAGAAGCTCTGAATCAAGGCTTTTCTTTGGAAAGTAAATTTGAGTCTAAAAAATTGTGCATTGATATAGCAGGCTGGAAAAAGTGGGAGGTTAAAAATTTTAATGACATCTATAGAGGAAGGATTTCTTTAGCTGAGGCACTAATATACTCCGATAATACAGTTTTTGCACAACTGATATTGCATTTGAATATGGATAAACTTAAAGAATTTTTAAAAAGAGTTGGAATAGATGTAGGAATCCCCACACCTGCTTTAGCTACTGGCGCTACAAGCAAAGGGGTTTCACCTTTGCAAGTTGCTGCATCATATACAGTTTTTTCAAATAGAGGATATTATTTGCCACCAACCCCAATAATTGAACTTAAAACTATTACTGGAGAGAACCTGTTTAAATCAAAATTGACTCCTTGCTATGTTCTCGACAATAGTATTGCAGGCGAAATAGATGATGTGTTAAAAAGGGTTGTCGCAGAAGGTACCGGAATTTTTAGAAATCTCACTGTTTCAGACCTTAGAGCAAAAACTGGAACAACAAATACTGACTCTTGGTATGTTAGCTATGATGATAAAAATCATTTACTTACATGGGTAGGGGAAAAATCAAATTATGAGTGTAATAGACCTGAACAAAGTCATACATTTCCACGGCCAACAGATAAAGAAACGGAGTGCGGATGCAGAAACCCGGAAAAAGCAATTACGGCGAAGCAACTTGCCAAAAAAATTTGGTATTATCTTCAGCACTTCGATAATTTTTCTCATTTTGGAGAGGTTGCTAAAGGTGTTGATAGGCTGAAGCCAGAAGATGCTGCAAGGTTAGAGGGTTATTTTTTGCCATGGGGACGATATGGGAATCTATATAGTTGA